CGGCGGTGTTGAGGAACGCGGTGGCTCGCGCGACGATCGCCCCCTGCCGCATGGCCAGGAAGTGGCGGCGCTCCAGGATGGCGCCCAGGGGATGCTGGCCGAGCATGTCCCGCCGGTCCACGGCGTCGAACGTGGGGATCCAGCGCGGATCGCCCCGGTAGATGCGGTGCGGCACCGCGAGGAAATCGGCGACTCGCGCCGGTTCGCCCTCGAACGCGATCACCTGGTACATCTCAGCGCCCCCAGGCGGCCCAGCCGTAGACCCCGGCCATGACCACGGCAAGCAGGCCGAAGATGACGTACCAGACGCCCGTCGGCTTGGGCACCTTCGCGCCGCTGACCATCGCGACGGCCAGCAGGGCATAGACCAGGGCCAGTTCGGGTATCAGCGCGACGGGTTCCTCCCGGAACGTCCCGAGGAAGGCCAAGGGCACGAAGAGCGCGCCGTACGTGATGGGCATGCCCGTGAAGGCCTGCCGATCGCCCTGGGCGCTCAATCCGACCGCGTCGAAATACGCCAGGCGCAGCGCGCCGGCGGCCACGTATGCCACCAGGACCAGCACCTGCCAGGGTTCGCGCAGGCCGTAGCAGTACGCCAGTATGGCGGGCGCGAAGCCGAACGAGCAGACGTCGCACAGGCTGTCAAGGTGCTTCCCGACGGCCGCCGGAACCTCGCCGCGGACGCTGCGCCGCGCGAGGAACCCGTCGAACAGGTCGGCGACGCCGGCGCCGATGAGGCACACCAGAGCGGCGTGGAACTCCTCACGGACCGCGCACATGACCGATAGCACCGCCAGGGCCAGGCCGGTCAAGGTCAGGAAGTTGGGCGCGTCGAGGCCGCCCAGGATCGGGCTGCCCAGCGGTCGCGGATTGCCGGTCATAGGGGATGGGCAGCCGTGGGCGTCAGCGCCGCGAGTTGCTCGTCCACTTCGGCCTTGCAGTCGGCGCTCACCACGTCGTCGGTGGCCAGTTCCGCGGTCTGGGCGCCCAGATCGTTCGTGCGGTACTCGCCCGCGCCCCAGACCATCAGCCGCAGGATGCTGCGGCGGCCGAAGAGGTAGCTTCGCACCGTCACCGGGTTTGCCCGGTCGGCGAACTCCGGCAGGGAGAGCAGGTGGCGCCGGAAGCGGGCCATGTGGTACCAGGGCACGCGCGGGAACAGGTGGTGCTCGAGGTGGTAGCCCGAGTAGATGGGCGCGATGAAGTAATCCTCGACCGGGTGGGTCTCGTGGATCCAGGTGCGCTCGAACTCGGTGGGACCCGAGGCGCCGGTGTGCTCGCCGTAGCCGTGGATCTTGAGGAAGAAGAACATCACAGTGGGCTGCGGGAGCACCCAGAACACCAGGAGTTCCGGCCAGAAGCCGAAGGCCCAGGCGGCCGCCGCCACGGGCAGCCAGATCCCGGCGATGAGGGCGTAGTCTCGCGGCTCGAAATCCTTGACGCGCCCGGCGGCGCGCTGCTCGGCGAGCCAGGAGTTGAGGTCGCGCACGAACTTCATGGCGTTTAGGCCCGAGAGGTCCGCGAGCAGCATGCGCAGGGCGGCCGGGCCGGGGCGGCGAGCGTAATGGTAGCCCTGGCCGGCGTACAGCCGCGCCTCGGGATCGCGGGCCGGTTGCCCCGAGTACTTGTGGTGCGTGAGGTGCAGGACCCGGTAGTTCTTGAGCAGGAGCAGCAGGGGCACCGCGCAGAAGATGTCGCCAATCAGGTCGTTGATCTTCCGGTTCGGGTGCAAGAGCAGGTGCGCGCCTTCGTGGAGCAGGATCAGCAGGTGCATCTGCAACCCGGCGATCAGCAGGATGCCCACCGGCGCGAGCACCCAGCCCGAGCGGCCGCCGCAGGCCCAGGCGATCGCCACCGCCGCGGCGTAGACGCCCATGCACAGCGCAAGCGACTTCCATGGCGAGATGCGCGTGCAGTCTCGCATGACGGCCGGGTCGACCGGCGGGCGCATGAGCGCGTTCACCTGAACGTCCCCCCCAGCCAGCTGGCCGCCGCGAAGAACGCGGGCACGGTGAAGAGCATGCTGTCCACCCGGTCGAGGATGCCGCCGTGCGCGGGCAGGATCTTGCCGAAATCCTTGATCCCGGCTTCTCGCTTGATCGACGACGCGATCAGATCGCCCACCGCCGCCATGACCACCACCCCCGCCGAGATGCCCAGCACCTGCCCCGTGGTCCAGCCGATGCCCAGCGCCCGGTCGAGCAGCCAGCCCAGCACCAGGCAGGCCGCGACGCCGCCGACCGTGCCGCCGAGCGTCTTTCCCGGGCTGATGTCTGGCCAGAGCGGGCGCTTGCCCAGCAGGCGGCCGAAGCCCTCGGCCAGGCCGTCATGGGCCATCAGCAGCAGGATGAAGAACGCATATGACGCGTACGCCACGTGCGAGAGCAAGAGCAGCAGGCCCAGCGGTACGGAGATGAAGGTCATCGCGAACGCGGCCCCGAGCAGGCCATGCAGGGGCGGCGGGCGGCGCGTCACCAGCATCGGGACGGCGAGAGCCAGCCAGGTGGCGGCGAAGGCCCCGAGCAGAATAGCGTCCGGATAGGGCGACAGGCCGATCAGCGGCACGGCGGTGCCGGCCGCGACCAGCACTCCGGGGGTGGCGATCGGCCCGTAGCGCGTCTCGAGCGCCCGCAGCAGCTCGACCCAGCAGCGGTAGGCCAGGAAGACCACCAGCACGGCCATGGCGTACCGCGACAGGGCCGCGGCGCCGATGAAGGCGCTCATGAACGCCAGTTGCAGGATCATCTTGATCCAGATCTGCTTGTAGCGGGCGGGATCGGGCCGGCGCACCACGCCGATCAGCCCTAGCAGCAGGGTGCCGAAGGCCCCGAGGCCGCCGACGATGCCGAGGGCCGGCAGGACGGCCTGGTTCACGGCCGGCCGTCCTGTCTCACGGGCGGGCGTCCAGGGTCACGGTTCCCGCCCGGCCGTCCATCTCGACCCACTGGCCGTCCTGCACGCGCCGGACCAGGCCCTTGATGCCGATGATCGTCGGCAGGCCCAGTTCGCGCGCCACGACGGCGGCGTGCGAGAGCAGGCTGCCGCGTTCGATGAGCAGGCCGCTCGCCGACGGGTAGAGCGGGACCCAGCCCGGATCGGTACGCTCGGTGACCAGGATCTCGCCCGCCAGGCGCATGTCGTCGCCCGGCGTGAGAATGACCTTCGCCGGCGCCGCGGCCCTTCCCGGGCAACAACTGGTGCCCTGCAGGACGGGGCCGGTCGCGTCCGCGTCCGCCGGCGGGACGTAGAACTGATCGCCGTAGTACACTGCCCCCAGGGTCTCCAGGCGGTCGTTGATGGGCATGTCCGGGTAGGTCGCGAATTCGGCCTTGCGCAGGGCCACCAGGGCCTTCAGGTTCGTCAGCGTCGAGCGCCCCTCGACCCAGGCGAAGCAGTCGGCAAGCTCCAGGAAGAACACGTCGTCCGGGTGCTCCAGGACGTCTTGGCGCGCCAGTTGCTCGCCCAGGCCCGCGAACAACTGCCGCACGAGGCCAAACGCCTTGGTCCGCGCCATGCGCAAATTCTCGCGATGGCGGACCCCCTTGCGCGCGTTGCAGAGGATCCAGTCGAAGAAGACCTTGCGCAGGGCCCGCCCGGCGAGGGCCCTGGCGACCTCCTGTTCGGCCCTGGCGCGGATCTCCCGCTCGCGCTTCTCCATCTCGGCCAGGTCGAGGTTCTCCGCGCGCTGGTAGTTCTTGAGCATCGCGAAGACGAAGGTCGGATCCTCGATGAGGTTCTTCACTTCCAGCTTGAGTTCGCCCATGCAGCGGAAGCCGTACCGCCGGAGATACGAGGCGAGGCGTTCGCGGAAGGCGGCGAAGCGCGCTTCGTTTGCGGGTTCGGCCAGTCTCGCGTTGAGCGCCGCTTCGGGCGTCTGGGCGAAGAGGGCGGCGAGTTCGGGATCTTGCCTCACCAGTTGCCCGAGGCGGATCAGTTCCTTGGCCGGTTCGGTGCTCTCGAGGCCGCCCTCGCCGCACAGCAGGTCGTTGTGCAGCGAACCCGTGGTGTCGATGCCCCACTTCGCGATCAGCTTGCGCGTGAGGCCGAAGAAGACCATCGCGAAGAAATCGTTGGTCATCGGCGCCCGCCACTCCCACAGCAGGGCCTTCTCGAGCGTCCGGTAGGTCGCGAGGATCTCGTCGGGGCTCATGCTCGCGTAGTCGAGGTTGCGGTAGTGCTCGAATGTCCGGTTGAAGCGGGCCGTGAAGGTGGCGACTTCGCGATCCCAGAGCAGGAAGTTGCCGTAGATGCGCCCGACCAGGTAGCAGATCTTCGGGATGCCCACGAAGAGGGTCTTCAGCCAGTTGCGCCGGCGCTTTTCGTAGTCCTTTCGTTCCTGCACGCCGATCATCGTGTCGAAGAAGTCCTTCATGTACTCGTAGGCCGGTAGAAACGTGATGATCTTGTAGTAGTTGCCCAGGTTGTAGAAGATCCGCCCGTTCAGCAGGCCGAGCAAGTTCGCGAAGACCTCGTTGTGGTCGCGCAGCACGCGTTGCGGGATGCCGAAGGCATCGAAGAGCACCTGGTAGGCCACTTCGTACATGCGGTTGACGAAGCTGAACGTCAGGGGCGTGGTGACGCCGTAGTAGCTCTCGGCGATGTTGGAGTTGTCCCACAGGCGCTTTGCGCCGCGGGGCCTGGGCTTGAGGGTGGTGATCGGCCGCGTCTGCAGGAGGTAGATCTCGCCCTCGCGGAGCGTCCACTCGATGTCCTGCGGCGTGCCGAGTCTGCCGGCTATCTGCTCGCCCAGATCGACCAGGTGGGCGATCTGCGCGTCCTCGAGGCACGGGCGGTCGCGCGCGTCCTCGCGGACCTCCGCCCGGGTGGTGCCGTGGCCGCGTTCCTGGTCGAACACGATGCAATGAGCCTTGGTGGCGATCTCGGTCCGGACCACCTTGCGCGAGGCGCGATCCACGATCCAGTTGTCGGCGTCGAGTTCGCCCGACACCAGGCCTTCGCCCAGGCCGTAGGTGGCCGACAGGACGGCCTGGTCCTCGTCGTTGGAGATCGCGTTGGCCGTGAACAGGACGCCCGAGACCTCGCCGAAGACCATCTCCTGCACGACCACGGCGATGCGGATGTCGCCGAGATCGAGGCCGTTGCGCCGCCGGTAGGTCAGGGCGCGCTCCGAGAAAGCCGAGGCCCAGCAGGCTGAGATGGCCGCCACCACGGAGTCCGCGCCCTTCACGAACAGGAACGTGTCGTGCTGCCCGGCGAACGAGGCGGCGGCGGAATCCTCGCCGACGGCGCTCGAGCGCACGGCGACCAGGATGTCCCGGCCCTTGCCCAGTTGTTGGTACGCCTCGGCGATCGCGTGGGCCGCCGCGGCGTCCCAGCGCACGCGGCGAACCAGGTCGGCCAGGCCTTCCGCGGCGCGACGCGCGGCGGCGGGGTTGTCCCATGCGATGTCTGCGACCGTGTCGCGGATGATGGCGTCGAGTTTCCCGAGGGCGAGCGTACCGAGGTACACCTCCGTGGGCACCGCGAACCAGGCCGGAACGGGAAAGCCGAGCGAGCCCAGGCGGGCGAGGTTGGCGGCCTTGCCGCCCAGGGTCGCGGGGTCGCGGGCGGCGGCCTCGGCGGCCGGAACGACGTACTGGCTGTGCGTGAGGCTGACCAAATCTCCTCCCATCAGGGCTCCTTGTACCCGCCTCGCGGGCGTCATTTTGGATACTCATCTTGACGATAGTATTATTTGGGATAGTATCGGGTGAGCATGGACCAGTTGTCTGCTCGCCTGCCCCTCGAAACCTTCCTGGAGTCCGGAGTGGATCGGCCAACGCTTGGACTCGTCTACGGCCGGAGACGGATCGGGAAATCGACCCTCCTCGAAGGAGTGGCCAGGGAGAGACGAGGGTTCTACTGGGAAGCCACACGCAGCGAAGCAGCCGTGCATCTGGCGAGGCTCGGAGAAGCCGTCGGCGCTCATCTGCGCGTCGGCAAGCTGTCTTTCGACTCCTGGGAGGAAGCGATCGGCCAGCTACTCCGCCTGGGCGACCGGGGGCCTGTTCCCGTGGTCCTGGACGAATTCAGTTACCTGCTGGAGGCCTTCCCGCCGCTGGACTCCGTCCTGGCGGCGGCGCTTGGCCCGGGAGGCCGGCGGCAGGCCGGTGGCCAGGTGAGGCTCGTCCTGTGCGGGTCGGCAATCGCCCTGATGAAACTCCTGACCGTCGGGGAGGCGCCGCTGCGCGGGCGGGCGGGCATGGAGCTGGTCATGCAACCCTTCGACTTTCGCGCCGCTGGAGGACTCCTGGGGAGGGGCGCTCCCGCGGAACTCGCGCTCCGGGTCTTCTCGACGATCGGAGGCGTGGTCGGCTACTACACGGACATGGTGGATCACGACCTTCCGCGGGATCTGGCCGACTTCGATCGCTGGGTTGCGGCCCGGGTCCTTTCGCCGGCCGCGACATTGCACCACGAGGCGACCACAGTCCTCGCCGAAGATCCCACGCTCTCGCAGGCTAGCCCCGCCCTTCACAACGCCATCCTCGGGGCCATCGCCAGCGGAGCCGTGACCGCCGGGAGGCTGTCCAACCGGTTGCGCCGGCCGGTGTCGAATCTCGATCCCGCGCTCAAGCGATTGGCTGCGGCGGGCTTCGTGAATCGGCACGACGACCCCGTCAGGGCGCAGCGGCCCGTGTACTCCTTGAACGATCCGTTCCTGCAGTTCCACTACGCGATACTCGAGCCTCACGCCGCGCTGCTGCGCGATCGTGACCCGCACAAGACCTGGCGCGACCACCTGCTGGCTACGTTCGATTCGCGGGTGCGCGGGCCCGTTTTCGAGGCCATGGCAAGGTCATGGGTTCGGCGCCATGCCGATCCGGAGACCACCGGCGGCCCGGTCGACCACCTCGGCGCGTCCACCGTCGTGGTCGACGGCACCGAGCATGAACTGGACGTCGTCGCGGCCACCGGCGATCCCGCCGCGCCGCCGTCCGAGCGCTCCGTCCTCTGCCTGGGCGAAGCGAAGGCCGGCCAGACCGTGCAGATGAGCCAGTTGCGCCAGCTCGAGCGCGCCCGCGCGGCGCTTGGCGTCCGGGCGTCGCGTGCCAAGCTCATGCTCTTCGCGCCGGCCTTTTCGCGAGACGTTCTCGCGGAGGCCGGCAGGCGCGGGGATCTCGAGCTGATCGATCTCGAGCGGTTATACGGCGGGAAATAGGCGCATCAGACGATGGCCGGATCGAAGTAGCAGGGCCGGTCTCCGGCAGGCCGCTCCCGGTAGCGGCCGTGGGGATCCATGACGTAGAGATCGATGTCCACGTGCTGGGTGATGAAGCCGTCGAGAGCGCCGATGAGCGGATCGGCGACGTCGAGCATCGTGCTGATGAAGAGCGTGCTCGGGTTGCGGAGCCGGTTGTAGGCGTGGCTGAACAGGGCGCGCAGGTCGGCGGGCGCTTCGGCGCACAGGTGCGTGGCGTAGCGGTACGGCAGCGCCTGGCCCACGTCCGGGATGATCGCCAGGCGCAGCACGCGGGCCAGGGGGTTGTACCAGCTGCGCATTCTTCGCATGGCCGGCGAGTAGCCGAGCACGACCATGCGCTTGAAGGCTTCCTGGTTCCAGATGCGCAGGAGGCCCACGAGGCGGCCGGCGCGTTCGGCCAGGAGGTATTCGTCGACTGCGCCCGCCGGCTCGCGGCCGGTCCAGGCGGGCGCGAACTGCTTCCGACTTTGAAGCCGGTTCCACAGCTCGACCATCGCCGGGATGTCGGCCGCGGTGGCTCCTCGCACAGCGATGCCGTGCGGCGCGCGCTTTGGCAGGAGGAACTGCACGGTGAAGTTGCGCATGGTACCCAGGCGACGATACGCCACGATGCCGCCCTTGCCGGCAAGCACCGCGCTCATCGCGGCGTTGCCTGCCATGATCGCCGTGAAGCCGAGATCCCAACTCTGCTCGAGACTCCACGCGGTGAGAAAGTCGTAGACCCGCTTGACGAGCAGGCCGCCGCGGGCGGCTGGCCGGACGCGCAGGTCGCAGGCGTACGCCGCCTGGCGCACTTCCCCGTCCACGTACACCGCGGGGAAGTTCGCGATGGCGCCGGCCGCGGCGATGACGCCGGGCTCCTTGCCGTCTATCACGCAGACCCGTGCGCCGTCTCCCTGCAGGCGCCCGAGGGCGAAGAAGTCAGGCGCGCGGTCGAAGTACATCTCGACCGGGCCGCGCATGGGGCAGTCGCGCACCAGGTCGATAAGACCCTGGTTGTCTTCCGGCACGGCCCACCGCGGTTTCATCCGACCAGTCTATTTTAAAATTATTAGGAACGCGCTCAAATCCTTTATAAGCCTCCGTTAGATCAAGCCGTCTCACGGGCCGATCAGGTATAAACGAATAGAGGGGGACGAGCAGGCGTCTATGGCACAGCACCAGGTAGGGGATGCGGCGGCGCGTGATGCGCTGGCCACCTACCGCAAGTTGGATGAGCGCATCAACGCTCAGATGCTCGCTGCGGTGCACGCGGCCGAGGCGACCCGCCCCCTCGTCGGGCCGGAGGTGGTCGCCGACAGCCGGACGCGCGGCCTCGAAGGCGGCAAGGGGTTGCCTTCGCACCTGGACACTCCGCTCCCCGCTCCGACGGCCCCGATCGCCGCGCCCGCGGAAGCGAACGCTCCGCCCGCGGCGTTCCGCATGGGCCAGCGGCACCTGTCGCTTTAAAACGTTCGTTAAGCGGACGTTTCGTTAAGCCAGGGCAGCTTCCCCGCGCCGGATAAGGCGTGTGAGGGAGTTACAGAGAGATGGCTACAGCGGCAAACATTGGTACGTCTTTTGATAGCGAGATGGCGCAGTACTTGGCCCGGCAAAAGCGCCTGGCCGATCAGTACGCCGGAAATCCGGATGCCGAACTCGAAGATTTCAAGAAGTTGATGGGAAAGTTCTCGGGTAACGGCGTCGCGGTGGGAGATTCGGTCGCCAAGCCCACGCCGGCGGCTACGGATCGCTACCCCGCGACGACCAACCCGACGCCGTCGTCCATCGGCCTGGAGCCGGCGGCGCCGACGGCGCCCGCGCCTGCTTCGCCGGCTTCGCCCGAACCGGTCAAGGCGGCCGATCAGCCGGCCCCGCCGCCGCCGCCCAAGAAGAAGAAGAAAAAGAAGAAGAACTGCCTCAAGAAGACCTTCGACTTCATCGGCAAGGTCGTGAAGGTGGCCGTGCCCGCCGTGGTCGGTTTCTTCACCGGCGGACCCGTCGGCGCCGCCCTGGGCGCGGTGAACGGCGTCTCCAACGTCATCGCCGAGGAGAAGCAGAAGAAGGCCGCGGCGGCCGCCTAGTGTCCCGCTCCGGAAGTCCCTTGTGCCTTCGCCGGCCCTCGCAAACCCAGGCTGCGTCGCCGTTTCGCTTGTGTACGCGTTCCACTGGAAGTACACGGCGCGAACCGGCTCCTTGCCTGGATTCGCGATTGCTCGCCGAATGCACAACCCACTTCCGGAGCGGGACACTAGGCAATCTGGGGGGGTAGGGACTCCCGCCCGCGCGGCGGGAGTCCCTTCGGGTTGGTTTGACGGGGCAAGCCGCCGTCATTACCGTGAGGAGATGATCCGCTACGAGAAGCGCGACTGGCGCTGCACCGTCACCATCGACCGGCCCGAGGTGCACAACGCGCTGGATCTCCCGACCTTGCGGGAGCTCCGGGCGGCGTTCGAAGAAGCGTCGTGGGACGATGCGGTCGCCGTGCTGGTCCTCACCGGCGCCGGCGACAAGGCCTTCTGCACGGGGGCCGACGTCAAGGAGCAGACCGGCTTCCTCGCCAGGCCGCAGGACTACTGGAAGTGGATGGGCGTCTTCATTGGCGCGCTGGATCAGCTCAAGAACCTCGGCAAGCCCACCATCGCCCGCCTCAACGGCATCACGGTGGGCGGCGGCAACGAGTTCAACATGGCCTGCGATCTGGCGGTGATGGTGGACGATGCCTACATCCGGCAGGTGGGCGCGGCCCGCGGTTCGGTCGCCGCGGCCGGCGCCACGCAGTGGCTGCCGCTGATCGTGGGCGATCGGCGGGCCCGCGAGATCCTGCTGCTGTGCGAGGAGTTGCCGGCCCGGCAGGCGCTGGAATGGGGCCTGGTCAACCGCGTGGTGCCGCGCGCCGATCTGGACGCCGCGGTCGACGAGCTCGCCACCAAGCTGATCGACAAGCTGCCCGAATGTACCAGGTACACCAAGCAGCAGCTCAACTTCTGGAAGGATCTCGGTTTCTACCAGACCATCGGCCACGCCCGGGACTGGCTGACGCTCCACGCCGGCATGTCCGAAACGGCGGAAGGCATGCAGGCCTTCGTCGAAAAGCGGCATGTGGATTACGCGGGATTGCGCGAGCGCGCGGTGGCGGGGCATTATGCGGAAATCCCGCACGGGCCGCCGACGCGCGCGTGCGACAAGTGCGGCACGTGGGGCTTGCCGGCCCGACTCACGTACTGCGGCAACTGCGGAGCGACGCTATGACCCAATCTGAACTCGACACGCTGCGCCACCGCGCCGAAGCGTACCTCAAGGAGGATCCGCGCGTGCGGCGCTGGCGCATCCGCACCGATGGGGCGATCGCCCTGGAGATCATCGTGCAGGGCGCGGTACCGCCCCAGGACCGCTTCCAGATCGTCGAGGCCCTCGGGAAGCCGCTGTACCGCATCGAACGCGAGGAGGGCGCGCTCGACGCCCTTCTCGACGATCTGGTGGTCGTGCGGGTGGACGTGGACGGCATCCAGCCGGAGCTGCCGCCCGAGAGCCCCGACGAGCACCTCGCCCAGCTCAATCACCGCTTCTGGGTGGACGTGTGGGTGACCTACGGCTTCCTCAACCGGGGCCGCACCTGGAAGGCGATCAAGCAACTGGCCGATCTGCGGCAAATAGTCTTCGACCTGGCGCACATGGTCCACGACCCGTCGCTCAAGGACGAAGAAGTCGTGCCCGAGGAGTTGCGCGGCGCCCTGGCCCGCACCAGTCCCGCGCCCGAGGCTTTGGCCATCGGCCAGGCGTTGCTGTACACGATCTTCGTGTACCGGCGCGTGCGGCAGGACGCCGAGCACGAGTTCAAGGCCGCATTCAGCGAGGAGACCGAGCAGCGGCTGATCGGGCACCTCAGCGAGAAGTTCGGGGCGATCGCGCCGGCCTGACGCGGCGGAATCCCCGGGAAGCACGGAGATCCGGTGGAACCGAGGAACTGGATCGCGGCGGCCGAGTACCTGGCCGCGCTGCCACCCGATCGCAGGGACGAGATTTCGGCAGTGCGGCAGGTGATCCTGGATAGCCTCCAGCCCGGCTACCAGGAAGTCGCCGACCTGGCCCGCGGGATCTTCTTCAGCGTGCCCCTGGAGCGCTTCGGGAAGACCTACAACCGGGAACCCCTGGCCCTCGCCGCCCTGGCCGCGCGCAAGACCTACAACTCGCTGTTCGTGATGCCCATGTTCTGGGATCCGTCCCTGGGCGAATGGTTTCGCGAGGAATTCCGCAAGACCGGCAAGGCGCTGGACATGGGCAAGGGCAGCATCCGGTTCCAGCTTGCCGCGGATCTGCCTCTGGACCTGGTCGCCAGGGTGGTCGGCCTGATTGGCGTCGACCGGTACGTCGAGGCGTACCAGGCCATCCACGCGCGGCAAGGCCGGCGGCCGGCCCGGGATGCACAGGGGCGAATGTAGGCGGGACGCGGCAGCCGGCATCGCGACCGGCACACAGGCCGGCCCCACCCCCTGCAGCGGTGGCGCAGGCCTCCGTGCCTGCGTCCGGAAGGCGCCGGCCATCTGGGCGCCGCCAGCAGGGATCGTCGCGGCGCCCTCGGGCACCTTCGCGGTGCGCCAGGTTTCGTCGCGGTGCGTCAGGCGTCGTCGCGGTGCAGGAAGCCGGCGGCGGCGGTCAGCAGGAAGCCCGCGCCGATGGTCACGAGCCACGGCGCGGCGAACGCGCCGGAGATGAGCGCGACGGTGCCGGCGCCGATCGCCAGGTTGCCGGCGACGTCCAGGGCGTGCTCGGCGATCGGCCGCGCCCGCAGTTGCGGTTCGCGCAGGTCGCGGACCAGGGCGGCTCCCGAGTTGAGCAATCCGAAGGCGGAGAAGGCGGCGCCCACCCAGGGCACGATCCGGCCCATCACGCTGCCCGCCGGGATGCGGGCGACGCCTTTTAGGCCGGCCCGGATGAGGGTGCCCGCGATGAAGACGTTGCCGACCAGGCCGCCGATGCGGGCTCCCTGCGCGGCGCCTTGCGCGGCCGCCTCGCCGAGGCTGGCCGGACCGGCGGCAGGACTTCCTTCCGGGGAGGCGGGCGCCGGCTGCGGCGGGGCAGCGGTGCGCCCCGGGGCTACGGGGGGTTCGGGCAGCCTGGCCGGTTGCCGACCGGCGGTGAGCTCCAGCCGATCGGCCGGCAGGACGCCCGCCCCGGCCGCCAGGGCCCGGTTGACAGGCTGCAGCAGGGGCCCGCGGTGGGCGACGCCCCTGCTCGCGCCCGCGACAGACATCTACTTGCCGGCCGCCTGGTTCTGCTGGTATTTGCGGATGCCCAGCCAGGCGCCGATCGCCGCGCCCAGGGCCGCGAACGTGGCATACACGCCGCCGCCGTAAAACTTGCCGCCGTTGTTGCCGGCGTGGAAGAACAGGTCGTACACGAGCGTGCTCACGTAGCCGAGGGCGCCGCCGGCCGCGGTCTTGCCGGTGATCTTGGCGACGTCGCCGAAAGTCGGACCCTTCTTCGGGCCGAAGTTCGAGGGCACGGGCGGCTTTTCCGGTCCGCCGTCACGACGAAGTTGGGGCAGCGCCCGCGCGGCGCTGACGGCCTGGATGGCCATGGCTGGTCTCCTCTCTCCTGTCCGGTTGTCCTCGATCCTTATCGCGG
The sequence above is drawn from the Candidatus Tanganyikabacteria bacterium genome and encodes:
- a CDS encoding CDP-alcohol phosphatidyltransferase family protein: MTGNPRPLGSPILGGLDAPNFLTLTGLALAVLSVMCAVREEFHAALVCLIGAGVADLFDGFLARRSVRGEVPAAVGKHLDSLCDVCSFGFAPAILAYCYGLREPWQVLVLVAYVAAGALRLAYFDAVGLSAQGDRQAFTGMPITYGALFVPLAFLGTFREEPVALIPELALVYALLAVAMVSGAKVPKPTGVWYVIFGLLAVVMAGVYGWAAWGR
- a CDS encoding fatty acid desaturase codes for the protein MNALMRPPVDPAVMRDCTRISPWKSLALCMGVYAAAVAIAWACGGRSGWVLAPVGILLIAGLQMHLLILLHEGAHLLLHPNRKINDLIGDIFCAVPLLLLLKNYRVLHLTHHKYSGQPARDPEARLYAGQGYHYARRPGPAALRMLLADLSGLNAMKFVRDLNSWLAEQRAAGRVKDFEPRDYALIAGIWLPVAAAAWAFGFWPELLVFWVLPQPTVMFFFLKIHGYGEHTGASGPTEFERTWIHETHPVEDYFIAPIYSGYHLEHHLFPRVPWYHMARFRRHLLSLPEFADRANPVTVRSYLFGRRSILRLMVWGAGEYRTNDLGAQTAELATDDVVSADCKAEVDEQLAALTPTAAHPL
- a CDS encoding phosphatidate cytidylyltransferase, with the protein product MNQAVLPALGIVGGLGAFGTLLLGLIGVVRRPDPARYKQIWIKMILQLAFMSAFIGAAALSRYAMAVLVVFLAYRCWVELLRALETRYGPIATPGVLVAAGTAVPLIGLSPYPDAILLGAFAATWLALAVPMLVTRRPPPLHGLLGAAFAMTFISVPLGLLLLLSHVAYASYAFFILLLMAHDGLAEGFGRLLGKRPLWPDISPGKTLGGTVGGVAACLVLGWLLDRALGIGWTTGQVLGISAGVVVMAAVGDLIASSIKREAGIKDFGKILPAHGGILDRVDSMLFTVPAFFAAASWLGGTFR
- a CDS encoding ATP-binding protein gives rise to the protein MDQLSARLPLETFLESGVDRPTLGLVYGRRRIGKSTLLEGVARERRGFYWEATRSEAAVHLARLGEAVGAHLRVGKLSFDSWEEAIGQLLRLGDRGPVPVVLDEFSYLLEAFPPLDSVLAAALGPGGRRQAGGQVRLVLCGSAIALMKLLTVGEAPLRGRAGMELVMQPFDFRAAGGLLGRGAPAELALRVFSTIGGVVGYYTDMVDHDLPRDLADFDRWVAARVLSPAATLHHEATTVLAEDPTLSQASPALHNAILGAIASGAVTAGRLSNRLRRPVSNLDPALKRLAAAGFVNRHDDPVRAQRPVYSLNDPFLQFHYAILEPHAALLRDRDPHKTWRDHLLATFDSRVRGPVFEAMARSWVRRHADPETTGGPVDHLGASTVVVDGTEHELDVVAATGDPAAPPSERSVLCLGEAKAGQTVQMSQLRQLERARAALGVRASRAKLMLFAPAFSRDVLAEAGRRGDLELIDLERLYGGK
- a CDS encoding enoyl-CoA hydratase/isomerase family protein codes for the protein MIRYEKRDWRCTVTIDRPEVHNALDLPTLRELRAAFEEASWDDAVAVLVLTGAGDKAFCTGADVKEQTGFLARPQDYWKWMGVFIGALDQLKNLGKPTIARLNGITVGGGNEFNMACDLAVMVDDAYIRQVGAARGSVAAAGATQWLPLIVGDRRAREILLLCEELPARQALEWGLVNRVVPRADLDAAVDELATKLIDKLPECTRYTKQQLNFWKDLGFYQTIGHARDWLTLHAGMSETAEGMQAFVEKRHVDYAGLRERAVAGHYAEIPHGPPTRACDKCGTWGLPARLTYCGNCGATL
- a CDS encoding DUF1801 domain-containing protein; this translates as MEPRNWIAAAEYLAALPPDRRDEISAVRQVILDSLQPGYQEVADLARGIFFSVPLERFGKTYNREPLALAALAARKTYNSLFVMPMFWDPSLGEWFREEFRKTGKALDMGKGSIRFQLAADLPLDLVARVVGLIGVDRYVEAYQAIHARQGRRPARDAQGRM